In Triticum aestivum cultivar Chinese Spring chromosome 5B, IWGSC CS RefSeq v2.1, whole genome shotgun sequence, the following proteins share a genomic window:
- the LOC123117107 gene encoding uncharacterized protein — protein sequence MKTSMLLGIVTLVSSATAAFLPTTEAANVLKTQTFLSPPFFLRPGGVANKWYYDVDFPRGHVAIKSFNGDVVDEAGAPVPLHETYLHHWLVSPYYGPSTTPITNAGPCKDSLGQYFGLGSETRRTATWVPDPYGIEIGNGAPAGYEERWLINVHAIDTRGAADKLACTECRCDAYNVTVDEDGSRIGNGYVGGTHCCYDSLRCRVEDAFANNGEPPRKLFLRYTVSWIDWSDAVVVPVRIYILDVTDTALFDGSPKPYCKIEYRVDECSSDDRASNNCVDMKTTKEMVSHGGDVVYAVAHLHRGGLGSSLHGQDGRLLCKSMPIYGTGQEAGNEEGYVVGMSTCYPEPGTVKVSDGEVLTMVSNYSSERQHTGVMGHFYILVADHQEQALNKPALCFSFPYSWCLPAWMWSSQM from the exons ATGAAGACGAGCATGCTCCTGGGCATTGTCACACTAGTCTCATCAGCAACTGCTGCTTTCCTTCCGACGACGGAAGCGGCCAACGTGCTGAAGACGCAGACGTTCCTGTCCCCGCCCTTCTTCCTCCGCCCCGGCGGCGTCGCCAACAAGTGGTACTACGACGTGGACTTCCCCCGCGGCCACGTCGCGATCAAGAGCTTCAACGGCGACGTCGTCGACGAGGCCGGCGCCCCGGTCCCTCTCCACGAGACCTACCTCCACCACTGGCTCGTGTCACCCTACTACGGCCCGAGCACGACCCCGATCACCAACGCCGGCCCCTGCAAGGACTCGCTGGGCCAGTACTTCGGGCTGGGCTCCGAGACCCGGCGAACGGCCACGTGGGTGCCCGACCCGTACGGCATCGAGATCGGCAACGGCGCCCCGGCCGGGTACGAGGAGCGGTGGCTCATCAACGTGCACGCCATCGACACGCGCGGCGCCGCCGACAAGCTCGCCTGCACCGAGTGCAGGTGCGACGCGTACAACGTCACCGTCGACGAGGACGGCAGCCGCATCGGGAACGGCTACGTCGGCGGGACACACTGCTGCTACGACAGCTTACGGTGCAGGGTGGAGGACGCGTTCGCCAACAATGGCGAGCCGCCGCGGAAGCTGTTCCTCCGGTACACCGTGTCGTGGATTGACTGGAGCGACGCCGTCGTTGTGCCGGTGAGGATCTACATTCTTGATGTCACCGATACGGCTCTGTTCGATGGAAGCCCCAAGCCTTATTGCAAG ATAGAGTATCGTGTGGACGAATGCAGCTCGGATGACCGAGCGAGTAACAACTGCGTCGACATGAAGACGACCAAAGAAATGGTGTCCCATGGAGGCGACGTCGTCTACGCCGTTGCTCACCTGCATAGAGGTGGCCTCGGTTCCTCGTTGCACGGCCAG GACGGCCGCCTGCTCTGCAAGTCCATGCCAATCTACGGCACGGGGCAGGAGGCCGGGAACGAGGAGGGATACGTCGTCGGCATGTCGACGTGCTATCCGGAGCCGGGTACGGTGAAGGTAAGCGACGGGGAGGTGCTGACCATGGTCTCCAACTACAGCAGCGAGCGGCAGCATACGGGGGTCATGGGCCACTTCTACATCCTTGTGGCAGATCATCAGGAGCAGGCTCTCAACAAACCGGCCCTTTGCTTCAGCTTCCCATACTCAT GGTGCCTGCCAGCATGGATGTGGAGCAGCCAGATGTGA